Proteins found in one Verrucomicrobiota bacterium genomic segment:
- the rpsP gene encoding 30S ribosomal protein S16: MPVRIRLKRIGTKNTPAYRIVIADSRSPRDGKFIEEIGSYQPLKRQDNFVLDLERADYWVSKGAQPTDTVASFLKKARKAAPAC; the protein is encoded by the coding sequence ATGCCAGTACGGATTCGTTTGAAGCGCATTGGAACAAAAAACACGCCGGCGTACCGCATTGTGATCGCTGACAGCCGAAGTCCGCGCGACGGGAAATTCATCGAGGAAATCGGGAGCTATCAACCGCTAAAGCGGCAGGACAATTTCGTTCTCGATCTCGAACGCGCCGATTACTGGGTGAGCAAGGGAGCTCAACCTACCGATACGGTCGCCAGCTTTTTGAAGAAGGCCAGGAAGGCTGCTCCAGCCTGTTGA
- a CDS encoding KH domain-containing protein yields MQAFLEYVVKGLVDRQDAVRITPVDRHGLTVYELRLHPTDVGKIIGRQGGTIRAIRSLVQVGGARQGLRCTVEIVEERPED; encoded by the coding sequence ATGCAAGCCTTTCTCGAATATGTGGTGAAAGGGTTGGTGGACCGTCAGGACGCAGTGAGGATTACACCTGTGGACCGCCACGGATTGACGGTCTATGAACTCCGCCTTCACCCAACAGACGTCGGAAAGATCATTGGCCGCCAAGGTGGAACAATCCGCGCGATCCGATCGCTCGTCCAGGTCGGAGGAGCTCGGCAGGGACTGCGATGCACCGTGGAGATCGTAGAGGAAAGACCTGAAGACTGA